One stretch of Cohnella algarum DNA includes these proteins:
- the recF gene encoding DNA replication/repair protein RecF (All proteins in this family for which functions are known are DNA-binding proteins that assist the filamentation of RecA onto DNA for the initiation of recombination or recombinational repair.) — translation MQLNRLTLQGYRNYERLSLNTSAGVNILVGPNAQGKTNLLEAIHVLALTKSHRTSKDKELIGWNQPFARIRAELTRKYGDISMELQLSPQGKRAKVNELEQRKLSGFVGTINVVLFAPEDLDIVKGAPGVRRRFMDMEIGQVHPGYLYDLQQYQKIMQQRNNYLKSTDLARASQAMLDVWNEQLAASGVKMMQKRKTFIHKLQGWAEKIHRGITGGGELLTVEYRPSFGGSEDGASQDEAYLFEQFMLKLTQGKEQEFRRGMTLAGPHRDDLAFFINGKDVQSFGSQGQQRTAALSLKLAELELMREEIGEYPLLLLDDVLSELDQQRQTHLIETFQSRVQTFITTTGLESVNMNRLHDAAVYEVRNGEIVS, via the coding sequence ATGCAATTGAATCGGCTCACTTTGCAGGGCTACCGGAATTACGAGCGGCTTTCGCTGAATACGAGCGCGGGCGTGAACATTTTAGTGGGGCCGAACGCCCAAGGGAAAACGAATTTGCTCGAAGCGATCCACGTGCTGGCGCTGACCAAATCCCACCGCACGTCCAAGGACAAGGAACTGATCGGCTGGAACCAGCCGTTCGCGCGCATCCGCGCGGAGCTGACCCGCAAATACGGGGACATCTCGATGGAACTGCAGCTGTCCCCGCAAGGAAAGCGAGCGAAAGTGAACGAGCTCGAGCAGCGCAAGCTGAGCGGGTTCGTCGGCACGATCAACGTCGTGCTGTTCGCGCCGGAGGATCTCGATATCGTCAAGGGAGCGCCGGGAGTGCGCCGCCGATTCATGGACATGGAAATCGGCCAGGTGCATCCCGGCTATTTGTACGATCTGCAGCAATATCAGAAGATCATGCAGCAGCGGAACAACTACCTGAAATCGACCGATCTCGCCCGCGCTTCGCAAGCGATGCTCGACGTCTGGAACGAGCAGCTCGCGGCCTCAGGTGTTAAAATGATGCAAAAAAGGAAAACCTTTATTCATAAGCTTCAAGGATGGGCCGAGAAGATCCATCGCGGAATTACGGGCGGAGGCGAACTCCTGACGGTGGAATACCGGCCGTCGTTCGGGGGCTCGGAAGACGGCGCTTCGCAAGATGAAGCTTACTTATTCGAGCAATTTATGTTAAAGTTAACACAAGGCAAAGAACAGGAATTCCGCCGCGGCATGACGCTTGCAGGACCTCATCGGGACGACCTGGCTTTTTTCATTAACGGCAAGGACGTTCAATCGTTCGGGTCGCAAGGGCAGCAGCGGACGGCGGCCTTGTCGCTCAAGCTGGCCGAACTGGAGCTGATGCGGGAGGAGATCGGGGAATATCCGCTCCTCCTGCTCGACGACGTTCTGTCGGAATTGGACCAACAGCGGCAAACTCACCTGATCGAGACGTTTCAGAGCCGGGTGCAAACGTTCATTACGACGACCGGCCTGGAAAGCGTGAATATGAACCGGCTCCATGACGCGGCCGTCTACGAAGTCCGCAACGGGGAGATCGTGAGCTGA
- the gyrB gene encoding DNA topoisomerase (ATP-hydrolyzing) subunit B yields MNTQQNTYDESQIQVLEGLEAVRKRPGMYIGSTSGKGLHHLVWEVVDNSIDEALAGYCSRIDIIVHEDNSITVIDNGRGIPVGEHPKLKKSTLEVVMTVLHAGGKFGGEGYKVSGGLHGVGVSVVNALSEHVTVQVKRDGHVYKQEYRRGAPQYDVVIAGDTDETGTQTRFKPDPEIFTETTEYDYDTLVGRIRELAFLNKGIELNIKDERTGKSDTFKYDGGIKEFVLYLNRTREALHEQPIYVEGSKDYIQCEIAMQYNDGYTENIYSFANNINTHEGGTHESGFKSALTRIINDYARKSGMVKESEGNLTGDDVREGLTAIISVKIPDPQFEGQTKTKLGNSEVRGIVESLFADKLLEFMNENPSIARKVVEKSLQASRAREAARKARELTRRKSALEVSSLPGKLADCSSKDASISELYIVEGDSAGGSAKSGRDRNFQAILPLRGKILNVEKARLDRILSNMEIRAIITALGTGIAEDFDIAKARYHKIIIMTDADVDGAHIRTLLLTFFYRYMRELIEAGYVYIAQPPLFKIERNKVVRYAQNEAERDRIIAEFGEGAKVNVQRYKGLGEMNADQLWDTTMDPETRTMLQVRIEEAMKADELFDMLMGDNVEPRREFIQQYGNLVKDLDI; encoded by the coding sequence GTGAATACGCAACAGAATACGTATGACGAAAGTCAGATTCAGGTCTTGGAAGGTTTGGAAGCCGTCCGCAAGCGTCCGGGCATGTACATCGGCTCGACGAGCGGCAAAGGGCTGCACCATCTCGTGTGGGAAGTCGTCGACAACAGCATCGACGAGGCGCTCGCCGGCTATTGCAGCCGGATCGATATCATCGTACACGAAGACAACAGCATCACGGTTATCGATAACGGCCGGGGCATTCCGGTAGGCGAACATCCGAAACTGAAAAAGTCGACGCTCGAAGTCGTCATGACCGTTTTGCATGCCGGCGGGAAATTCGGCGGCGAAGGGTACAAAGTATCCGGCGGCTTGCACGGCGTCGGGGTTTCGGTCGTCAACGCCTTGTCCGAGCATGTGACCGTTCAAGTCAAACGCGACGGCCACGTCTACAAGCAGGAATATCGCCGCGGGGCGCCGCAATACGACGTGGTCATCGCGGGCGATACCGACGAGACCGGGACGCAAACCCGTTTCAAACCGGATCCGGAAATTTTCACGGAAACGACCGAATACGACTACGATACGTTGGTTGGACGGATTCGCGAACTGGCGTTCCTGAACAAGGGAATCGAGCTCAACATCAAGGACGAAAGAACGGGCAAAAGCGATACCTTCAAGTACGACGGAGGCATCAAGGAGTTCGTCCTCTATTTGAACCGGACCCGGGAAGCGCTGCACGAGCAGCCGATTTACGTCGAAGGCAGCAAGGATTACATCCAATGCGAAATCGCGATGCAGTACAACGACGGATACACGGAAAATATTTATTCGTTCGCGAATAACATCAATACGCACGAGGGCGGGACGCACGAATCCGGCTTCAAGAGCGCTCTTACCCGCATTATCAACGACTATGCGCGCAAATCGGGCATGGTCAAGGAGAGCGAAGGGAACTTGACCGGCGACGACGTGCGGGAGGGACTCACCGCGATCATCTCCGTCAAAATTCCGGACCCGCAGTTCGAAGGCCAAACGAAGACAAAGCTTGGCAACAGCGAAGTGCGCGGCATCGTGGAATCGCTGTTCGCGGACAAGCTGCTGGAGTTCATGAACGAAAATCCGTCGATCGCGCGGAAAGTCGTCGAAAAATCGCTCCAGGCGTCGCGCGCCCGCGAGGCCGCGCGCAAGGCGCGCGAGCTGACCCGGCGCAAAAGCGCGCTCGAGGTCAGCAGCCTGCCCGGCAAGCTGGCGGATTGTTCGTCCAAGGACGCGTCGATCAGCGAGCTGTATATCGTCGAAGGCGACTCCGCGGGCGGCTCGGCCAAATCCGGCCGGGATCGGAATTTCCAGGCGATCCTGCCGCTGCGGGGCAAAATTTTGAACGTCGAAAAGGCGCGGCTGGACCGCATTCTTTCCAACATGGAAATTCGCGCGATCATTACGGCGCTCGGAACGGGCATCGCCGAAGACTTCGACATTGCGAAGGCGCGGTATCACAAGATCATCATCATGACCGACGCCGACGTCGACGGAGCGCACATCCGCACGCTATTGCTGACCTTCTTCTACCGCTACATGCGGGAGCTGATCGAGGCGGGCTATGTCTATATCGCGCAGCCGCCGCTGTTCAAGATCGAGCGGAACAAAGTCGTTCGCTACGCGCAAAACGAAGCCGAGCGCGACCGGATTATCGCCGAGTTCGGCGAAGGCGCCAAGGTGAACGTCCAACGGTACAAAGGTCTCGGCGAAATGAACGCGGATCAGCTGTGGGACACGACGATGGACCCCGAAACCCGAACGATGCTGCAAGTCCGCATCGAGGAAGCGATGAAGGCCGACGAGCTGTTCGACATGCTGATGGGCGACAACGTCGAGCCGCGCCGGGAATTCATCCAGCAGTACGGCAATCTGGTGAAAGATCTCGATATTTAA
- the yaaA gene encoding S4 domain-containing protein YaaA: protein MKEISIRTEYITLGQLLKLGDCVGTGGEVKWFVKETPIRVNGEAENRRGRKLVPGDKVEVEGFGTFVVRSI, encoded by the coding sequence ATGAAAGAAATTTCGATTCGGACCGAATACATTACGCTCGGACAGCTGCTGAAGCTGGGCGATTGCGTCGGAACGGGCGGAGAAGTCAAATGGTTCGTCAAGGAGACGCCCATCCGGGTCAACGGAGAAGCGGAAAACCGCAGGGGACGCAAGCTCGTTCCGGGCGATAAAGTCGAGGTGGAAGGCTTCGGCACGTTCGTCGTGAGGTCCATTTGA
- the remB gene encoding extracellular matrix regulator RemB yields the protein MYIHLGGEKIIRTSQLVAIFDISIEQSSKLSRQFVTNARKNREVETIGEEEPKSIVVTEEKVYYSPISSSTLKKRAHLLLDL from the coding sequence ATGTACATCCATCTCGGCGGAGAGAAGATTATCCGTACGTCGCAGCTTGTGGCCATTTTCGATATTTCCATCGAGCAGTCTTCCAAGTTGTCTAGGCAATTCGTAACGAACGCCCGCAAAAACCGCGAGGTGGAGACGATCGGGGAAGAAGAGCCGAAATCGATCGTCGTTACGGAAGAGAAAGTCTATTATTCGCCTATTTCATCGTCAACGTTGAAAAAAAGGGCTCATCTATTACTCGATTTATAG